One Bos taurus isolate L1 Dominette 01449 registration number 42190680 breed Hereford chromosome 16, ARS-UCD2.0, whole genome shotgun sequence DNA window includes the following coding sequences:
- the FNDC10 gene encoding fibronectin type III domain-containing protein 10 produces the protein MRAPPLLLLLAACAPPPCATAAPTPPGWEPAADAPWCPYKVLPEGPEAGGGRLCFRSPARGFRCQAPGCAAHASAGRSLRASVLRNRSVLLQWRLGPAEARRVRAFALNCSWRGAYTRFPCERVLLGASCRDYLLPDVHDGVRYRLCLQPLPLRAEPAGAPEPAAPAECVEFAAEPAGMREIVVAMTAVGGSICVMLVVICLLVAYITENLMHPAFGRPGLRRQP, from the coding sequence ATGCGCGCCCCgccgctgttgctgctgctggccGCCTGCGCGCCGCCGCCCTGCGCCACGGCCGCCCCGACGCCGCCGGGCTGGGAGCCGGCGGCCGACGCGCCCTGGTGTCCCTACAAGGTGCTGCCCGAGGGCCCCGAGGCGGGAGGCGGGCGCCTGTGCTTTCGCAGCCCCGCGCGCGGCTTCCGCTGCCAGGCGCCCGGCTGCGCAGCGCACGCCTCGGCCGGCCGCTCACTGCGCGCCAGCGTCCTGCGCAACCGCAGCGTGTTGCTGCAGTGGCGCCTGGGGCCAGCCGAGGCGCGCCGCGTGCGCGCCTTCGCGCTTAACTGCTCGTGGCGTGGCGCCTACACGCGCTTCCCATGCGAACGCGTGCTGCTCGGCGCCTCCTGCCGCGACTACCTGCTGCCCGATGTGCACGACGGCGTGCGCTATCGCCTTTGCCTGCAGCCACTGCCGCTGCGAGCCGAGCCGGCAGGCGCCCCGGAACCCGCCGCACCCGCCGAGTGTGTGGAGTTCGCCGCCGAGCCTGCCGGCATGCGGGAGATCGTGGTGGCCATGACGGCGGTGGGTGGTTCCATCTGCGTTATGCTCGTGGTCATCTGCCTGCTCGTGGCCTACATCACCGAGAACCTCATGCACCCGGCCTTCGGGCGCCCGGGCCTACGCAGGCAGCCCTGA